The following coding sequences lie in one Fusarium poae strain DAOMC 252244 chromosome 1, whole genome shotgun sequence genomic window:
- a CDS encoding hypothetical protein (BUSCO:7816at5125) → MNSQNRDATTSAVQNQSKADPFLSTPAASPEANRSIDVGQFVSDHCHSDRDHDAPAGGLLNFADVPGQLSHLPFNPGSSNPSSTCAPDPNSSSLTTSSSAIDTTTTNFASPTTTASTINTTPSASVAVTPSTTAKTASTSTSTNALYPFPTPTSPIPSSNIRKTSPGLAARLKALGFGAPKILTSPITPQIDHIGRLDEDQLRQLDEKHQAGSIKSVISRRGRPWKGAGASPSPKPVALEPSLMLSSLTIEDNESVVTLLPEIEHRRPLDMDTQKYRLPDHTNGNGTKVTLDTRREHIERTTRPPSPDKTDLPPPPPPPKDTPPVVSPAPASTEYVPNLNSYFTPGHNRPGSIYTLSRASFASQLAQLTSLQLPDAESLASQVNAIPTAQVAAKALINAAEQIRSWISKASEVVEGLDSEDDVEWAAAGGREGLAEVEMAITRFEGLVKAYVGAIEQLQNRKDIGNVSADDLVRAVSQMESVIQEWSKIRRTLHTVRAQVEIAMEWEELWNNVLGDVQGEMDELSRLVFEMEERRHKSLMAAASADSVDIGDLETIVEENPSHASRLQAPNRYSIPTFPVTPTSPGTPTLSQDDSSLLALFARMQPLRASLDFLPMRLSMFEARARPAFPTACEELNMRRDGLDASYRKLEKDAESLRKELGEDRWVIVFRGAGRQAQKMQESVERSLFKLREAADAGLHLTNQPALMKKLESYEAKRTHYGPAIERVLSIIDKGVSERLTVNGEILRLHTDLQNRWQNLKQQMKDAESIVEDLHADKSQQLRDSISSMLSNDRSTLGSGRETPGSSPPSSVIMSSLGMDPHTPMSKPPKVRATPGATNRAIPPNRRHSSLPAPTTQTGRKSGFSRLSTIVGSSSVSNLSAASQIKRPDSKLANRPRWNSSTNTADVDTGHNFKPLTLTTPSPYAKTSPSVQRSTGSATPGASGSKLPIIRSPDTRATSASPRVETPTRRTHSSLSFRERLASHGSNSQPLPKPRLASHLSTTALSGRRSSLQASRSIGDNGENPHSRPASSLATVSRRISLLPQPRSDTGRASPAAVAGARSAMRKPSPAEPKDSKPRWRH, encoded by the coding sequence ATGAACTCCCAAAATCGGGACGCGACGACATCTGCCGTCCAAAACCAGTCAAAAGCAGATCCATTTTTGTCGACACCTGCTGCGAGCCCTGAAGCCAACCGATCTATCGACGTGGGCCAGTTCGTCAGCGACCACTGCCACAGTGACCGGGACCATGATGCACCCGCCGGCGGCCTGCTGAATTTCGCTGACGTCCCTGGCCAACTATCTCACTTGCCATTCAACCCTGGTTCATCCAATCCCTCATCCACCTGCGCCCCGGATCCTAATTCCAGTTCGCTCACTACCTCATCCTCTGCCATTGACACGACGACAACTAATTTTGCCTCACCCACAACCACTGCTTCCACGATCAACACGACTCCTAGCGCTTCCGTCGCGGTTACCCCTTCCACCACAGCAAAGAcagcatcaacatcaacatcaacaaatgCTCTTTACCCATTCCCTACTCCAACGTCGCCCATACCCTCCTCTAACATTCGCAAGACCTCTCCCGGGTTGGCTGCACGATTAAAAGCTCTCGGTTTCGGCGCCCCAAAAATATTGACGTCCCCGATTACACCTCAAATCGATCATATAGGTCGCTTAGACGAGGATCAACTTCGACAGCTCGACGAGAAGCACCAAGCGGGTTCGATCAAATCGGTTATCTCTCGGCGCGGTCGCCCGTGGAAGGGCGCCGGCGCTTCTCCTTCACCAAAGCCCGTCGCCCTCGAGCCCTCTCTTATGCTGTCGTCGTTAACTATCGAGGACAACGAGTCTGTTGTTACCCTATTACCCGAGATCGAACATCGAAGGCCCCTGGATATGGACACTCAAAAGTATCGCCTTCCCGACCACACCAATGGCAATGGAACTAAGGTCACTCTCGACACTCGACGAGAGCACATCGAACGAACCACACGTCCCCCATCCCCCGATAAAACAGATCttcctccaccaccaccacccccAAAGGATACACCACCAGTCGTTTCTCCTGCGCCAGCCTCTACCGAATATGTCCCCAATTTAAATTCGTACTTCACGCCCGGCCATAATCGCCCAGGCTCTATCTATACATTATCGCGTGCCTCGTTCGCCTCTCAACTCGCTCAGTTGACGTCACTGCAGCTTCCAGATGCCGAATCGCTAGCGAGCCAAGTGAACGCCATTCCAACCGCTCAAGTCGCTGCGAAAGCGCTGATTAACGCTGCCGAGCAAATCAGGAGCTGGATTTCGAAAGCATCGGAGGTGGTTGAGGGTCTCGATAGTGAAGATGATGTCGAATGGGCTGCTGCAGGTGGTCGCGAAGGCCTCGCCGAGGTGGAAATGGCCATTACACGCTTCGAAGGACTCGTCAAAGCCTATGTGGGGGCGATTGAGCAACTTCAGAACAGAAAGGATATTGGCAATGTATCTGCCGACGATCTTGTTCGTGCTGTTTCTCAAATGGAGTCGGTTATCCAAGAATGGAGTAAGATTCGCAGAACACTACATACTGTGAGGGCTCAAGTGGAGATAGCCATGGAGTGGGAGGAGCTTTGGAATAACGTTCTCGGGGACGTACAGGGGGAAATGGACGAATTGAGTAGGCTGGTTTTTGAGATGGAGGAACGACGTCACAAGAGCCTAATGGCTGCCGCCAGTGCGGATAGTGTCGATATCGGAGACCTTGAGACAATTGTCGAGGAGAATCCTTCACATGCATCGCGGTTGCAAGCGCCAAATCGCTACAGTATCCCGACCTTCCCAGTGACCCCTACGTCACCCGGCACGCCCACGTTGTCCCAGGACGATTCGAGTTTACTAGCTCTGTTTGCTCGAATGCAACCTCTCCGAGCCTCTCTTGACTTCCTACCGATGCGACTGTCTATGTTCGAAGCACGAGCTCGGCCCGCTTTTCCTACAGCTTGCGAAGAGTTGAATATGAGACGTGACGGGCTTGATGCAAGCTACAGAAAGCTAGAGAAGGATGCAGAATCATTGCGCAAGGAGCTAGGCGAGGATCGTTGGGTCATTGTATTCCGAGGCGCTGGCCGACAGGCTCAGAAGATGCAAGAGTCTGTTGAACGCTCCTTGTTCAAACTCAGGGAAGCTGCCGATGCTGGTCTACATTTGACTAACCAACCTGCCTTGATGAAGAAACTGGAAAGTTATGAGGCCAAGAGAACGCACTACGGGCCGGCTATCGAACGCGTTCTCTCAATCATCGACAAAGGTGTCAGCGAGCGCTTGACCGTTAACGGAGAGATTTTACGCCTACATACGGATTTGCAAAATCGATGGCAGAATCTCAAACAACAAATGAAAGACGCCGAGTCCATAGTCGAAGACCTCCATGCGGATAAGAGTCAACAGCTGCGTGACTCCATCTCCAGTATGCTTTCGAACGACCGCTCGACTCTGGGCAGTGGACGGGAGACCCCGGGCAGCTCGCCACCATCATCAGTCATAATGTCTAGTCTGGGAATGGATCCTCATACGCCGATGTCGAAGCCTCCCAAGGTGCGGGCCACCCCAGGAGCTACCAATCGCGCAATTCCTCCGAATCGTCGGCACTCGTCGTTGCCAGCGCCAACTACACAAACTGGCAGGAAATCAGGTTTTTCTCGTCTCTCTACTATAGTCGGCTCTTCATCTGTCAGCAACCTATCGGCAGCAAGTCAAATCAAGCGACCGGATTCGAAACTGGCGAATCGACCGCGTTGGAACAGTTCAACAAATACAGCGGATGTCGATACTGGCCACAACTTCAAACCACTCACACTAACAACACCGAGCCCTTACGCCAAGACGAGCCCCTCTGTACAACGATCGACCGGTTCAGCTACGCCCGGGGCCAGTGGCTCGAAACTGCCTATTATACGCAGCCCTGATACTCGCGCCACTTCAGCGTCGCCCAGGGTTGAAACGCCTACTAGGCGCACACACTCGAGTCTCTCATTCCGAGAAAGGCTTGCTTCCCATGGTTCAAATAGCCAGCCTTTGCCAAAGCCGCGCCTGGCGTCTCATCTGTCAACGACTGCTCTTTCTGGTAGGCGGTCATCTTTACAGGCTTCTAGGTCCATCGGAGATAATGGCGAGAACCCACATAGCAGGCCTGCCAGCTCTCTTGCTACCGTGTCGAGGAGGATcagtcttcttcctcagccCAGATCGGACACGGGACGAGCGAGTCCCGCTGCCGTAGCGGGTGCGCGATCTGCTATGCGCAAACCTTCTCCAGCCGAGCCAAAGGATTCAAAGCCAAGGTGGAGGCACTGA
- a CDS encoding hypothetical protein (BUSCO:25104at5125), which translates to MMATTNNQTPLLRCESPPPDALPTPALGACPELSRCLSTTSSWSHGSNDANSRDSLGIENYNRHSTGSLDVSSMKQRRDVSTSRHSSYNLDGRSRRRGYMRPQGTDFAESARSRESVMSLGSIAHLQYYFARTGLLDGKGGQLARKKQQRATLDLSSLDTNSGSLPNIVGSDVDSYDSTSSSPDFNSQGFGNDIVESPTTEDMEEFFDDTFSDVGGHMLPPTVSTYHHRENIVPKPPTIMELKSELEQALGDAKDALDEVEARRAGTWESPADAPEYPNMPKEHTQGWFELQGMHILDVVTLAIRAAKMYYTAHELPDRLDSIKPEKQVRADLLAVMETLRQMATRNFKEGMRDEETKTMTNWIDSVFDILKQEQEIEDAEIAERDGWIWAKGDWTGRELERERQFLLSMDTTSEPLPEWKPMSATDEKPTPFLEAMQDGVRLVKLHNAVVHKSRRRFGSIGSYHSDTQKPYRCADNLRYWVKAAELRFEVMLKVDVLAVQYNTSPQAWLDFEAAILKWSRHVRDEVTRELAL; encoded by the coding sequence ATGATGGCTACCACCAACAACCAAACACCGTTGCTTCGCTGCGAGTCGCCGCCTCCAGACGCCCTGCCCACACCAGCCCTCGGCGCATGCCCGGAACTCTCTCGATGCTTGTCGACAACGTCCTCTTGGTCTCATGGCAGTAATGATGCCAACTCCAGGGATTCCCTCGGCATCGAAAACTACAACCGCCACTCCACCGGCAGCCTCGATGTCAGCAGCATGAAGCAGCGTCGAGATGTATCGACTTCGAGACACTCCAGCTACAACCTGGATGGTCGAAGCCGTCGTCGTGGCTACATGCGGCCACAAGGAACAGATTTCGCCGAGAGTGCACGATCTCGTGAGAGTGTCATGAGTCTCGGCAGCATCGCACATCTGCAGTACTACTTTGCCAGAACCGGCTTACTTGATGGCAAGGGCGGTCAATTGGCCAGAAAGAAGCAGCAACGTGCCACCCTTGATCTCTCGTCCTTGGATACCAACTCGGGCTCATTGCCCAACATTGTCGGTTCAGATGTCGATTCATATGATTCCACCAGCAGCAGCCCAGACTTTAACTCGCAGGGATTCGGCAATGACATCGTCGAGTCCCCAACAACCGAAGATATGGAGGAGTTTTTCGATGATACCTTCAGCGATGTTGGGGGGCACATGCTCCCCCCAACTGTGAGCACCTACCATCACCGAGAAAACATAGTCCCGAAGCCGCCTACCATCATGGAGCTCAAGTCAGAACTCGAGCAAGCGCTGGGTGACGCAAAGGATGCTTTAGACGAAGTAGAGGCGCGAAGAGCCGGCACTTGGGAGTCACCGGCTGACGCCCCCGAATATCCCAACATGCCAAAGGAACATACCCAGGGGTGGTTTGAGCTCCAGGGAATGCACATCCTGGATGTCGTGACACTAGCAATCCGTGCGGCAAAGATGTACTACACAGCTCATGAGCTGCCCGACCGCCTTGACTCTATTAAACCCGAGAAGCAGGTCAGAGCGGACCTCTTGGCTGTGATGGAGACTCTGAGACAAATGGCCACTAGGAATTTCAAGGAAGGCATGAGGGATGAGGAGACCAAGACGATGACCAACTGGATCGACAGTGTGTTTGACATCCTGAAGCAGGAGCAAGAGATTGAGGATGCTGAGATTGCTGAGCGGGATGGATGGATCTGGGCCAAGGGTGATTGGACTGGCCGTGAGTTGGAGCGAGAGCGACAGTTCCTCTTGTCCATGGACACCACATCTGAGCCCTTGCCTGAATGGAAGCCCATGTCGGCTACAGATGAGAAGCCTACACCTTTCCTTGAAGCCATGCAGGACGGTGTTCGGCTTGTCAAGCTTCACAACGCCGTTGTACACAAATCACGAAGACGATTTGGTTCTATCGGATCATACCACAGCGATACCCAGAAACCCTACCGCTGTGCCGACAACCTGCGTTACTGGGTCAAGGCGGCTGAACTGCGCTTTGAGGTTATGTTGAAGGTCGATGTTTTGGCTGTTCAGTACAACACATCCCCCCAGGCCTGGCTAGACTTTGAGGCCGCCATCCTCAAGTGGTCTCGCCACGTTCGCGATGAGGTTACCCGCGAGTTGGCGCTATAG